In Bacteroidota bacterium, a genomic segment contains:
- a CDS encoding potassium channel protein, which translates to MKNRTNRTIYLSIGLLLLTILIGILGFYFIEDYTIFEALFMTIITMSTVGYSEVHQLSNAGMVFTSIIIVFSFGLFAYVATSLTQSIFDGGLLYYFKNYRTTKRIRKMKNHTIICGFGRNGKQAAIELDDHNEQFVIIEKNPEVVEKIRDFKNFAYIQGDATNDVVLEEAKIFEAKALVTTMPADADNLFVVLSAREMESHPENNKTGNRITIISRASQDHSDKKLKLAGADNVIMPDKIGGKRMAKLVVQPDVVEFIDYLMLQSDKDVTIAEITCHNLANCFVDKSIRELNFKSISGAYIIGIKTSNNDYIVNPPAAFILSKSDKLFVLGTLSQIIELKEALFKGK; encoded by the coding sequence ATGAAAAACAGAACAAATCGTACAATATACTTATCAATAGGTTTATTATTATTAACGATATTAATAGGAATATTGGGTTTTTATTTTATAGAGGATTACACAATATTTGAAGCATTGTTCATGACAATTATCACAATGTCCACTGTTGGGTACAGCGAAGTTCATCAACTCTCTAATGCAGGGATGGTTTTCACATCTATAATTATTGTTTTTAGTTTTGGATTGTTTGCATATGTTGCCACATCACTTACGCAATCTATATTTGACGGCGGATTATTATATTACTTTAAAAATTATAGAACTACTAAAAGAATTAGAAAAATGAAAAACCATACTATAATTTGTGGATTTGGAAGAAATGGAAAGCAAGCTGCTATTGAGCTTGATGATCATAATGAACAATTTGTAATTATTGAAAAAAATCCTGAGGTCGTCGAGAAAATTCGTGATTTCAAAAATTTTGCATATATTCAAGGAGATGCTACCAACGATGTGGTGCTTGAGGAAGCAAAAATATTTGAAGCAAAAGCCCTCGTAACAACCATGCCGGCAGATGCCGACAATTTGTTTGTTGTATTGAGTGCACGAGAAATGGAGAGTCATCCTGAAAACAATAAAACTGGAAATAGAATCACAATAATCAGCAGAGCTTCGCAAGACCATTCCGATAAAAAACTCAAACTTGCCGGTGCAGATAATGTTATCATGCCTGACAAAATAGGAGGGAAGAGAATGGCAAAATTGGTGGTGCAACCCGATGTAGTAGAATTTATCGATTACCTTATGCTTCAATCAGATAAGGATGTTACAATTGCAGAAATTACATGTCATAACCTTGCCAATTGCTTTGTTGATAAAAGTATTAGAGAACTTAATTTTAAAAGTATTTCAGGAGCCTATATTATTGGTATAAAAACTTCAAATAATGATTATATTGTAAATCCGCCCGCTGCATTTATTTTGTCAAAATCAGATAAATTATTTGTTCTTGGAACTTTGTCGCAAATAATTGAACTTAAAGAAGCTCTCTTCAAAGGGAAATAA
- a CDS encoding SDR family oxidoreductase has product MKKVLITGSNGMIGQKLVEYISKNQDFQLIASSQSSNKIRYENNYQFVQLDITNYRKLKSVLFQHKPNIVINCAAIAQPDACEKNKSDCWKINVEAVEDLVGFCNEIDAHFIHLSSDFVFDGENKNRIETDKTNPKSYYGLSKLEAEKIVIKKSKKWSIVRTILVFGFLPDLHRSNIVLLVKEMLETKKIFRPIDNQFRTPTLVDDLALAINEIAIRSATGMYHIAGNDFMSIIELSEKVADFFGLDKSLIIPISAKKLNEPAMRPLISSFDMKKANTDLDYKPHSFLEGLEILKNQMK; this is encoded by the coding sequence ATGAAAAAGGTTCTCATTACCGGAAGTAATGGTATGATTGGACAAAAATTGGTTGAATATATTTCGAAAAATCAAGATTTTCAATTAATTGCGAGTTCTCAAAGTAGCAATAAAATTAGATATGAAAACAATTACCAATTTGTTCAGCTCGATATCACCAATTATCGGAAGCTCAAAAGCGTTTTATTTCAACATAAACCAAATATTGTAATAAATTGTGCAGCAATAGCTCAACCAGATGCTTGCGAAAAAAATAAATCTGATTGTTGGAAAATTAATGTTGAAGCTGTAGAAGATTTAGTCGGTTTTTGCAATGAAATTGATGCTCATTTCATTCATCTTTCGTCTGATTTTGTATTCGATGGTGAAAATAAAAACCGTATTGAAACTGACAAAACAAATCCAAAAAGTTATTACGGATTGTCGAAACTCGAAGCTGAAAAAATTGTTATAAAGAAATCTAAAAAATGGTCAATAGTTAGAACTATATTGGTTTTTGGATTTCTTCCCGATTTACATCGTTCCAATATTGTGCTTCTTGTGAAAGAAATGCTTGAAACTAAAAAAATATTTCGACCTATTGATAATCAGTTCAGGACACCAACATTAGTGGACGATTTAGCTCTGGCTATTAATGAAATTGCAATACGTTCGGCTACAGGGATGTACCATATTGCAGGTAACGATTTTATGAGCATAATTGAACTTTCAGAGAAAGTTGCTGATTTTTTTGGGCTCGATAAATCATTGATAATTCCCATTTCTGCCAAGAAACTAAACGAGCCTGCAATGCGACCGCTAATCTCAAGTTTTGATATGAAAAAGGCTAATACAGATTTGGATTATAAACCTCATTCATTTCTGGAGGGCCTTGAAATTCTTAAAAATCAAATGAAGTGA
- a CDS encoding FKBP-type peptidyl-prolyl cis-trans isomerase — MLNKNILISFLFIFVLILLMPNCSNPIEFSKHLSGLEYRLVVHNENANKPQLGDILLLKMIYKSEKDSILFDSRDYKGAFRMQLNEASHFGGSIEDAFSLMNIGDSLVCKINAYDFYTKTRKRKIPKGIKPENFINFYIKLSGIQSMDSFSRERQAKHQSDEKDEMKLLENYLKRANIKIEASMSGLYYIKLEEGKGRKAQAGKTVSVHYTGKFIDGKIFDSSYKRNKPLKFKLGRGEVIKGMDEGISKMKEGGKARLIVPSHIAYGKRQTGSIPPFSTLIFELEFLKMED, encoded by the coding sequence ATGCTAAATAAAAATATTTTAATAAGTTTTCTGTTCATTTTTGTTTTGATACTTTTAATGCCAAATTGTTCTAATCCTATTGAATTTTCCAAACATCTATCGGGATTAGAATATCGTCTTGTTGTACATAATGAAAATGCGAATAAACCACAATTAGGCGATATTCTCCTTTTAAAAATGATTTATAAAAGCGAAAAAGATTCTATATTGTTCGATTCTAGAGATTATAAAGGAGCATTCAGAATGCAACTAAATGAAGCAAGTCATTTTGGTGGAAGCATTGAGGATGCTTTTTCGCTAATGAATATTGGAGATAGCCTTGTTTGTAAAATCAATGCCTACGATTTTTATACAAAAACCAGAAAAAGAAAAATTCCAAAAGGAATAAAACCTGAGAACTTTATAAATTTCTATATTAAACTATCAGGAATTCAATCTATGGACAGTTTTTCTCGCGAACGGCAAGCAAAACATCAATCGGATGAAAAAGATGAAATGAAGCTTTTAGAAAATTATTTAAAAAGAGCTAATATCAAGATTGAAGCCAGCATGAGCGGTCTGTATTATATAAAGTTAGAAGAAGGAAAAGGCAGAAAAGCACAAGCCGGCAAAACAGTTTCGGTGCATTATACTGGAAAATTTATAGATGGGAAAATATTTGATAGTTCTTATAAAAGAAACAAACCTTTGAAATTTAAACTGGGTAGAGGCGAAGTAATTAAAGGTATGGATGAGGGAATTTCGAAAATGAAAGAAGGCGGAAAAGCCCGACTGATTGTTCCATCGCATATTGCCTACGGAAAAAGACAAACAGGCTCTATCCCACCCTTTTCAACACTCATTTTCGAACTTGAGTTTTTGAAAATGGAGGATTAA
- a CDS encoding DUF1016 domain-containing protein, with translation MSIELSSNQDYKIWFKAIKEKVYKLQIKAALSVNSEMLEFYWNLGKDIIEKQSTKNWGDAVVEQLGKDLQSEFPEMKGFSRRNLFYMKKWYLFYNERFEKVQQSVAQKKLPEKVNSIEFVQQVVAQIPWGHNILIITKIKDISEALFYINETIINGWSRSVLEIQIETNLYSRQGKAISNFNNTLPKPQSNLANQTLKDPYIFDILTVKKEADERDIENQLTKHITKFLLELGAGFAFVGRQYKVQLSEKDRYIDLLFYHLKLRCYVVIELKAREFEAEHTGKLALYISAIDKTLRTENDNPTIGLILCKKHDKIEAEYLLDVLKQPIGIAKYEFSKAIPNQLKSELPSIEDIEKEFSNDELNNE, from the coding sequence ATGTCAATAGAATTGTCTTCAAATCAAGATTATAAAATTTGGTTTAAAGCCATTAAGGAGAAAGTTTACAAGCTGCAAATTAAGGCAGCTTTGTCTGTCAATTCGGAAATGTTAGAGTTCTATTGGAACTTAGGAAAAGATATTATCGAAAAACAATCCACTAAGAATTGGGGGGATGCTGTTGTTGAACAATTAGGAAAAGACTTACAATCTGAGTTTCCTGAAATGAAAGGATTTTCACGTAGAAACCTGTTCTATATGAAAAAGTGGTATTTGTTTTATAATGAACGATTTGAAAAAGTGCAACAATCTGTTGCACAAAAGAAACTCCCAGAAAAAGTTAACTCAATTGAATTTGTGCAACAAGTTGTTGCACAAATTCCGTGGGGTCATAATATATTGATTATAACAAAAATAAAAGACATTTCAGAAGCACTGTTTTATATAAATGAAACCATAATAAACGGTTGGTCGAGGTCAGTTTTAGAAATACAAATTGAAACGAATTTGTATTCAAGACAAGGAAAAGCGATCTCAAATTTCAATAATACATTACCAAAACCACAGTCGAATTTAGCAAATCAAACATTAAAAGACCCATATATTTTCGATATTTTAACGGTTAAAAAAGAAGCAGACGAAAGAGACATTGAAAACCAATTGACAAAGCACATAACCAAATTCCTCTTAGAACTGGGGGCAGGATTTGCTTTTGTCGGCAGACAGTACAAAGTACAATTGTCCGAAAAAGACAGGTATATTGACTTGCTTTTCTATCACTTAAAGTTAAGATGTTATGTAGTAATTGAACTAAAAGCAAGAGAATTTGAGGCAGAACATACAGGAAAATTAGCGTTATATATTTCTGCAATAGATAAAACATTAAGAACAGAAAATGACAACCCAACAATTGGGCTGATATTATGCAAAAAACACGACAAAATAGAAGCAGAATATTTACTGGACGTACTAAAACAGCCAATAGGAATAGCCAAATACGAATTTAGCAAGGCAATCCCAAATCAGCTGAAATCCGAACTACCAAGCATCGAGGATATTGAAAAAGAATTTAGTAATGATGAATTAAATAATGAATAG
- a CDS encoding ATP-dependent helicase yields the protein MILNKLQEKAVFEIKGNTLVTASPGSGKTRTLVARAMYKLEDLPKFKTIALITYTNAAADEISSRLINQNNVFIGTIHRFCLEFILRPYGWIYKWYKPRIISYEEKEVFFENNLDIELEKNFGQNKFDEIDKIKKDIEGNLDMSVDWNHEISIIEVARRYSEYQESIKVIDFNEILFRSHKIISENEFILKSLASTFYEILVDEFQDTNLFQYEILKKTHNNGTCTFFMVGDKRQQIFSFAGAIENSFGKAKVDFSAEPVELDKAYRSSAKIVSTYTKLFDEHPVIDNSSSENNELDLPVKFIQTKKANYEEIVKEVMEHLVDKCKVELKEISILSTSWYSAFNVSTILRNEYNIVGLGALPHKYISNNSTFSLLKSLAGYYHDQNSRALRKVKRNIELHYLENDLSFSDKASYYKTNELISYTLENDIEKPITQGLEDFSRLFDKLFGIRHSTFTEIIELIKDGEKSIWNIGQYMQTLSGLNGITNNTIHKVKGLEYDIVILNEMNEHKIPHQKYLGKDGNDYVYEDLTEEGIEEGRKLFYVAVSRAKKYLIILHNYYPSMFIDIIN from the coding sequence ATGATTTTAAATAAATTACAAGAAAAAGCAGTATTTGAAATTAAGGGCAATACTCTTGTTACAGCATCACCAGGTTCCGGTAAAACAAGAACCCTTGTTGCAAGAGCAATGTATAAACTTGAAGATTTGCCAAAATTTAAAACTATTGCATTGATAACATACACCAATGCAGCAGCCGATGAAATATCATCACGATTAATAAATCAAAACAATGTCTTCATAGGTACAATTCATCGCTTTTGTTTAGAGTTTATTTTGCGCCCTTATGGTTGGATTTATAAGTGGTATAAACCTCGTATTATTAGCTATGAAGAAAAGGAAGTCTTTTTTGAGAACAACCTAGATATAGAGTTAGAGAAAAACTTTGGACAAAATAAATTTGATGAAATTGACAAAATCAAGAAAGATATAGAAGGAAATCTTGACATGTCAGTAGATTGGAATCATGAAATTAGTATAATTGAAGTAGCGAGAAGATATTCAGAATATCAAGAAAGTATTAAAGTAATTGATTTCAACGAAATACTATTTCGCTCACACAAAATCATTTCAGAAAATGAGTTTATTTTAAAATCATTAGCAAGTACCTTCTATGAAATTTTGGTAGATGAATTTCAAGATACAAACCTTTTTCAATATGAAATTCTAAAAAAGACACATAACAATGGAACATGTACCTTTTTTATGGTTGGCGATAAGCGACAACAGATATTTTCCTTCGCAGGAGCTATTGAAAATTCTTTTGGAAAAGCAAAGGTCGATTTTAGTGCAGAACCTGTTGAGTTAGACAAAGCGTATCGTTCTTCTGCAAAGATTGTAAGTACTTACACAAAACTATTTGACGAGCATCCTGTAATAGATAACAGTTCTTCTGAAAATAACGAACTTGATTTGCCTGTCAAATTTATACAAACAAAAAAGGCAAATTATGAAGAAATTGTAAAAGAAGTAATGGAGCATTTAGTTGATAAATGTAAAGTAGAACTTAAAGAAATATCAATATTATCAACAAGTTGGTATTCCGCATTTAATGTAAGTACAATTTTAAGAAATGAATATAATATTGTTGGTTTAGGAGCTTTACCACATAAATACATTTCAAACAACTCTACATTCAGTCTTTTGAAATCATTGGCAGGCTATTATCATGACCAAAATAGCCGAGCATTAAGAAAAGTAAAGCGAAATATTGAACTTCACTACCTTGAAAATGATTTATCATTTTCCGACAAAGCAAGCTACTATAAAACAAATGAATTGATAAGTTACACGCTTGAAAACGATATTGAAAAACCAATAACGCAAGGGCTTGAAGATTTTAGTCGCCTTTTCGATAAGCTATTTGGAATACGGCATTCTACGTTTACAGAAATAATTGAATTGATAAAAGATGGAGAGAAAAGCATCTGGAACATTGGTCAGTATATGCAAACATTATCAGGGTTAAACGGAATTACAAACAATACAATACACAAGGTAAAGGGCTTGGAATATGATATTGTTATATTGAATGAAATGAATGAACATAAAATACCACATCAGAAATATCTGGGTAAAGATGGAAATGATTATGTATATGAGGATTTGACAGAAGAAGGAATTGAAGAAGGAAGAAAGTTGTTTTATGTTGCGGTAAGTAGAGCTAAAAAGTACCTGATAATATTACACAATTATTATCCAAGTATGTTTATAGATATAATTAATTAA
- a CDS encoding AAA family ATPase, whose translation MHLDKITIKNFRNFEDFTINFTKEFQTIIGENNIGKSNLFWAIRLVFDKNLSYNSRRLQEKDIHGFKKIDFNTNILISIELKGENLSSFPNLHTIKSSDKTVRVTYVYAHRTKFASTTKTYEKAEVKDFQWKLFGSGNSTDFNTIIKQNNEISIKELEGINLFFISDFRNINTELFGNSKSMLSLYCQSREDTESELDKVKSILTKSSKKINDLEFIPKIAETIKSKNKEIAGKHFSFPISIGVLTDYDTEIWDQLKLFYNPREGQTLPMYLLGLGQKNLLYLSLFLSRLVNEQDDNEINILLIEEPEAHLHPQLQKLLFSNLSNTSNTQVFMSSHSTHIASDCNFKNLNIIFNTPEKKVKSFSPFVEKSEDKKVNRDQLLLKRYLDATRSELFFASSVILVEGVAEQFIIPAIAKQKFGIDLTEYNISVIPIHSRYFDPFLELFQKDKLEIIVCAIIDGDKKEIKETEEYTTAVENAKSYEIDNRIEVFSGNETLEIDLFPDYEKNTATLKTCFENLNHTQSYENLVETVTTKPDNWAEELISRIDGTIKKGRFAQELSLQIDKDFEIPSYLQDAIEFIFKHNNITV comes from the coding sequence ATGCATCTTGATAAAATAACAATAAAGAATTTCAGAAATTTCGAAGATTTTACAATTAATTTCACAAAGGAATTTCAAACGATTATTGGTGAAAACAATATCGGAAAAAGTAATTTATTTTGGGCAATTAGGTTAGTTTTTGATAAAAATTTGTCCTATAATTCAAGAAGATTACAAGAAAAAGATATTCACGGATTTAAAAAAATAGATTTTAATACTAATATTCTGATTAGTATTGAACTAAAAGGTGAAAATTTATCAAGCTTTCCTAATCTTCATACAATAAAAAGTTCAGATAAAACAGTCAGGGTAACATATGTTTACGCACATAGAACAAAATTTGCGTCAACCACAAAAACATACGAAAAAGCAGAAGTAAAGGATTTTCAATGGAAACTCTTTGGAAGCGGAAATTCTACGGACTTCAACACTATTATTAAACAAAATAATGAAATTTCAATAAAAGAACTCGAAGGGATAAATCTATTTTTTATTTCCGATTTTAGAAATATAAATACGGAACTTTTTGGGAATTCTAAATCAATGTTGAGTTTATATTGTCAATCAAGGGAAGATACTGAAAGTGAATTAGACAAAGTAAAATCAATTTTAACTAAATCCTCAAAGAAAATAAATGATTTAGAGTTTATACCCAAAATTGCAGAAACAATAAAATCAAAAAATAAAGAAATTGCAGGTAAGCATTTCTCATTCCCAATTTCAATTGGTGTTTTAACGGATTATGATACAGAAATATGGGACCAATTGAAATTGTTTTATAATCCACGAGAAGGACAAACCTTACCAATGTATTTGTTAGGTTTAGGGCAGAAAAACTTATTATATTTGAGTTTATTTCTTTCAAGACTTGTTAATGAGCAAGACGATAATGAAATAAATATTTTGCTCATTGAAGAACCCGAAGCTCATTTACATCCTCAATTACAAAAATTACTTTTTTCAAATCTAAGTAATACATCAAATACACAAGTTTTTATGAGTTCTCATTCTACTCACATAGCAAGTGATTGTAATTTTAAGAACTTAAATATTATTTTTAACACTCCTGAAAAAAAGGTGAAATCATTTTCCCCATTTGTTGAAAAAAGCGAAGATAAAAAAGTCAATAGAGACCAATTGTTATTAAAACGATATTTAGATGCAACTCGTTCAGAGCTTTTCTTTGCATCGTCAGTAATTTTAGTTGAAGGTGTTGCAGAGCAATTTATAATTCCTGCAATAGCAAAACAAAAATTCGGAATTGATTTAACTGAATATAATATATCTGTAATACCAATCCATAGTCGTTACTTTGATCCTTTTCTTGAACTATTTCAAAAAGACAAACTTGAAATAATAGTTTGTGCTATAATTGACGGAGATAAAAAAGAAATAAAAGAAACGGAAGAATATACAACAGCGGTTGAAAATGCCAAAAGCTATGAAATAGATAATAGAATAGAAGTTTTTAGTGGCAATGAGACGTTAGAAATTGATTTATTTCCAGATTATGAGAAAAATACTGCAACCCTGAAAACTTGTTTTGAGAATTTAAATCATACACAATCTTATGAAAATTTAGTTGAAACAGTTACAACAAAACCAGACAATTGGGCAGAAGAACTTATTTCACGAATTGATGGAACAATAAAAAAAGGTCGCTTTGCACAAGAATTATCATTACAAATTGATAAAGATTTTGAGATACCAAGTTATTTGCAAGATGCAATTGAATTTATTTTCAAGCATAACAATATAACAGTATAA
- a CDS encoding pyruvate carboxyltransferase: MNYPKKVTLGDITVRDGFQHEESYISTEAKLWVLEQSILAGFKHLEVTNFGNPKGMPQFKDADDLFKKIRKSKKVKHLIDDVKLTAITIRERAIERAIQAKLDGYGPDRILVMVSTSESHHKTNSGLSLEDYWKMCEKYIPKCHDAGITVNGTVSTIWGCPIEGPTKLEKAIEFTKRWFDIGANDVEHADHDGSASPDRVYKYFDMLLNEVSNPHKQIAHFHVTRGWGNANVLAALQAGVTNFESCFGGLGGQPANFVDNTPVSGTGKYYYKDPAAVGLVNTEDMVVMMDEMGIDTGLDIDKVLEIGTMVERIVGRKLRSETINNGRIPKNLTGR, encoded by the coding sequence ATGAACTATCCAAAAAAAGTTACCTTAGGCGATATAACTGTCAGAGACGGTTTTCAACACGAAGAAAGTTATATTTCAACTGAGGCAAAATTATGGGTTTTAGAACAATCCATATTAGCCGGATTCAAACATCTTGAAGTAACAAATTTTGGTAATCCTAAAGGAATGCCACAATTTAAAGACGCTGATGATCTGTTTAAGAAAATTAGAAAAAGTAAAAAAGTGAAACATCTAATTGATGATGTAAAACTTACAGCTATAACGATTCGAGAAAGAGCTATCGAAAGAGCTATTCAAGCAAAACTTGATGGCTACGGACCAGATAGAATCTTAGTTATGGTTTCAACCAGTGAGTCGCATCACAAAACAAATTCTGGTCTTTCGCTTGAAGATTATTGGAAAATGTGTGAAAAATATATTCCAAAATGCCACGATGCCGGCATTACAGTAAACGGAACTGTAAGCACAATTTGGGGATGCCCGATTGAAGGACCAACTAAATTGGAAAAAGCCATTGAATTTACTAAACGTTGGTTTGATATTGGAGCAAATGATGTAGAACATGCCGACCATGATGGTTCAGCCTCGCCCGACAGAGTTTATAAATATTTCGATATGTTATTAAATGAAGTAAGCAATCCACATAAACAGATTGCTCATTTTCATGTAACACGTGGCTGGGGAAATGCTAATGTTCTTGCGGCTCTTCAAGCAGGAGTAACAAACTTCGAAAGTTGTTTTGGTGGACTTGGTGGTCAGCCTGCAAATTTTGTCGATAATACACCTGTGTCAGGAACAGGGAAATATTATTATAAAGATCCTGCTGCTGTTGGATTAGTTAATACTGAAGATATGGTTGTAATGATGGACGAGATGGGAATCGATACAGGACTTGACATTGACAAAGTATTAGAAATTGGAACAATGGTTGAAAGAATTGTTGGACGCAAACTTAGGTCAGAAACAATTAATAATGGTAGAATTCCAAAAAATTTGACTGGAAGGTAG
- a CDS encoding CoA transferase subunit B has product MALDKNGIAKRIAMELEDGYYVNLGIGIPTLVANFIPEGMEVILQSENGLLGIGPFPSKDEIDADLINAGKQTVTTMPGASFFDSSLSFGMIRGGHIDLTVLGAFEVAENGDIASWKIPGKLIKGMGGAMDLVASAKNIIVATTHTDRKGNSKLLKKCTLPLTGVNCVKKIVTDIAVLDVTPEGFKLIERAPGVSVEEIIEKTDGKLIVEGEIPEMKI; this is encoded by the coding sequence ATGGCTTTAGATAAAAATGGAATTGCAAAAAGAATTGCAATGGAATTAGAAGACGGATATTACGTAAATCTTGGAATAGGAATACCAACTTTAGTTGCAAATTTTATTCCTGAGGGGATGGAAGTAATATTGCAATCGGAAAACGGATTGCTTGGAATTGGTCCGTTTCCAAGCAAAGACGAAATAGATGCAGACCTGATAAATGCAGGTAAACAAACAGTTACGACAATGCCCGGAGCGTCGTTTTTCGACTCATCGCTAAGTTTCGGAATGATTCGCGGCGGACATATAGATCTTACAGTTCTCGGAGCTTTCGAAGTTGCCGAAAATGGCGACATTGCAAGTTGGAAGATTCCTGGAAAACTAATTAAAGGAATGGGAGGTGCAATGGATTTAGTGGCTTCTGCAAAAAATATTATTGTAGCTACAACACATACCGATAGAAAAGGAAATTCGAAACTACTGAAAAAATGCACTTTACCTTTAACAGGAGTAAATTGTGTAAAAAAAATAGTTACAGACATAGCAGTCTTAGATGTAACACCAGAAGGTTTCAAATTAATTGAAAGAGCTCCCGGAGTTTCTGTTGAAGAAATTATTGAAAAAACTGATGGGAAATTAATAGTCGAAGGAGAAATTCCTGAAATGAAAATATAA
- a CDS encoding CoA transferase subunit A, producing MKKVVKNAQQAISGIVDNMTIMLGGFGLCGIPENSINALVGNGVSGLTCISNNAGIDDCGLGKLLRKHQIKKMIASYVGENKEFERQLLSGELEVDLIPQGSLAERVRAGGVGIPAFYVPAGYGTEVAEGKEVKEFNGKMHLLESALTADFAIVKAWKGDTHGNLIYRATANNFNNMMAMAGKITIAEVEELVPFGELDPNYIHTPGVFVQRIFKGIDYEKRIEFATTRD from the coding sequence ATGAAAAAAGTAGTAAAAAATGCACAGCAGGCAATTTCAGGCATAGTTGATAATATGACAATTATGCTCGGCGGCTTTGGTTTGTGTGGTATTCCCGAAAACTCAATAAATGCCCTTGTAGGAAATGGTGTTTCAGGTTTAACCTGTATATCAAATAATGCAGGTATAGATGATTGTGGTTTAGGGAAATTATTGAGAAAGCATCAAATAAAAAAGATGATTGCTTCATATGTAGGAGAAAACAAAGAATTTGAGCGGCAGCTATTAAGCGGCGAATTAGAAGTAGATCTCATACCGCAAGGTTCTCTGGCCGAAAGAGTGCGAGCAGGAGGAGTAGGAATTCCGGCATTTTATGTTCCGGCAGGCTATGGAACCGAAGTAGCCGAAGGAAAAGAAGTTAAAGAATTTAATGGTAAAATGCACCTATTAGAATCAGCACTCACAGCCGATTTTGCAATCGTCAAGGCTTGGAAAGGAGATACACATGGAAATTTGATTTATAGGGCAACAGCCAACAATTTCAATAATATGATGGCTATGGCAGGGAAAATTACAATTGCCGAAGTAGAAGAATTAGTACCCTTCGGCGAATTGGATCCAAATTATATTCATACCCCCGGTGTATTTGTTCAACGAATTTTTAAAGGCATTGATTATGAAAAAAGAATCGAATTTGCCACTACAAGAGACTAA
- a CDS encoding cytosolic protein, whose amino-acid sequence MNKNENAKLIIDFFHRTMMHHAIWFAEVQHQFGREKAFEILNESYTKSFNIQMKRLAKTLDFEMEDDLPKPLIDLPIEKQEKLKENLAINWLANDGVWFQSVEFSRDMFDAKRCNDSAWSAFSPFEAWSIKRILNLGENSGLAGLKKALEYRLYAFINKQSFVNETPNSFVFQMNDCRVQNARKRKNLDDYPCKSGGMVEYRTFAEAVDSRIVTECIACPPDKHPKEWFCAWQFSIPNDDK is encoded by the coding sequence ATGAATAAAAACGAAAATGCAAAATTGATAATCGATTTTTTTCATCGAACAATGATGCATCATGCAATTTGGTTTGCTGAAGTGCAACATCAGTTTGGTAGAGAAAAAGCCTTTGAAATTTTGAATGAATCTTATACTAAAAGCTTTAATATTCAAATGAAAAGATTGGCGAAAACCTTAGATTTTGAAATGGAAGACGATTTACCAAAACCTCTGATTGATTTGCCAATTGAAAAGCAAGAAAAACTAAAAGAAAATTTAGCAATAAATTGGTTAGCAAACGATGGTGTTTGGTTTCAATCTGTTGAATTTTCGCGTGATATGTTCGATGCAAAACGCTGCAACGATTCTGCCTGGTCGGCATTCTCGCCATTCGAAGCATGGTCGATAAAACGCATTTTGAATCTGGGAGAAAATTCTGGACTTGCCGGACTTAAAAAAGCTTTAGAATATAGACTTTATGCTTTTATAAACAAGCAATCATTTGTAAACGAAACCCCTAACAGTTTCGTTTTTCAAATGAACGATTGTCGTGTTCAGAATGCACGAAAAAGAAAAAATCTCGACGATTATCCGTGCAAATCGGGAGGAATGGTAGAATATAGAACTTTTGCAGAAGCAGTTGATAGCAGAATAGTTACTGAATGTATTGCCTGTCCGCCCGATAAGCACCCCAAAGAGTGGTTTTGTGCCTGGCAATTTTCAATACCAAACGATGATAAATAG